From the genome of Buchnera aphidicola (Therioaphis trifolii):
ATTATAAATAAAAAAATATAAAAAATAATATTTTTGATTGTTATTAATTTTCCTTTTTTAATAACAATAGTTGGTATATTAGCAATTTGATAATCTGTATTATTAATAATTAATATTGAATATGAATGAGCAATCTGCCAAAAAATAAATAATAAAAATAAAAGAATACATTTTAAATCTATATAATTTGATATAGCACAATATCCAATTAATGGAGGTATAGCACCTGAAATACTACCAAAAAAAATATCATAAATTGAAGTACGTTTTAAATAATAACTATATATAATGACATAAAAAAAAAATCCTATAATAGATAATAAACATGATAATAAATTTACTTTATTTAAAAAAATAAATATACTCAATACAAAAAATAAACATCCAAAAAATTTAGAATAAAAAATTAAATGATTAGATATTATTAGAAGTCTTTTTTTTGTTCGATACATTTTTTTATCAATATCAATATCAATAATATTATTAAAAATACATCCAGAAGAAATAATAAAAAAAGTTCCAAGCAATGTAAAAAATAATAATGAAAAATTACATTTTTCAAATTTAGAAAAATAAAATCCACCTAATACTGCAATTAAATTCACAAAAATAATTCTTGGTTTAATTAATTTAATATAATTATTCATTATTAATAATATATTTAACATTTCATATGATTATTTAAATGATACATAATCCAAATTGAACCAAAAATAATAATAAAAATCACTAATATTGAAAAAATTAAAAATATAATATTCCAATAATTTTTTTTAGAAAAATTTAAATGTAAAAAATATTTTAAATGAACAAAAATCTGAATACATGAAAATATTATTATTAATTTTATAGTAATATTTGAACTAAAATAATTTTTAAAAACTAAAAAAAATGGTATTAATGTTAAAAATAAAGAAAATAAAAATCCTAAAATATATAATTTAATTTCTTTATAAAAGTTTTTATTTTTTAATGTCAAATTATTCATGATATATTCCCAAATAAATATACTATAGTAAAAATACAAACCCAAATAATATCTAAAAAATGCCAAAATAAACTAAAACATAAAATTCGAATATAAATAATATTATTAGAATGTAATTTATTTATTTGAAAAAAAATTCCTAATAACCATAATAAACCAATAATAATATGTATACCATGCATACCAATTAAAGTAAAAAAAGAAGATAAAAATCCATTTTTTTGTGGAGTATAACCTATTTTTTTTAAATTATAAAATTCATATATTTCTAAAAAAATAAAAAATAATCCTAATAAAAAAGTTAATATTAAAGAAAAATATAAAAAAAATATTTTTTTATATTTTGCACTAATAACTAAAAATCCACAAAAAATAGAACTTAATAATAATATTATTGTTTCAAAAAAAACAATTTTTAAATTAAAAATATGTTGATATTCTAATTTATGAACATACATTATACAATAAACTGCAAACATAGTAGCAAATAATATGCAATCACTCATTAAATATAACCATAATCCAAGCATATTATTAATTTTTACTTCATTTAAATAATGTGAAATATGATTAGTATGTTTTTTAATAATATTTTGAATCATTTTTTTTCCTTTTTAAAAATAAATTTTTTATTTTCTATTTTTTTTACTTCTGAACTTAAAATATAATAACTATCTTGATAAAAAGAATAAATAAAGAAAATTAACATACTAAAAATAAAAGAAAAAATACATATTAACCAAATATGCCATACCATAGAAAAACCTATAAAAAATGAAAAAATACCTAAAATAATTCCTAAAGCAGTATTTTTAGGCATGTGAATATCATAATAAATTTTTTTATCTTTTAATAATTTATTAGTTTTTTTATACCAAAAATCATCTATACTTAAAACATTTGGAATATGTGCAAAATTATAAATTGGAGGTGGAGAAGAAGTACTCCATTCTAATGTTCTTCCATCCCATGGATCTCCATTATTATCAGAATTTATATTTTTATATTTAATAGAAATATAAAATTGAATTATTTGACATAGAATTCCAATTAATATTAATACTGCTCCAATTATAGAAATAGATAACATAAAATGAAATTTATGATCAATATTTTGACTAAGTCTACGAGTCATTCCCATTAATCCTAAATAATATAATGGCATAAAAGCAAGAAAAAATCCTAATATCCAAAAATAAAAAGCTAATTTTCCCCAAAATTCATCTAATTTAAATCCAAATAATTTTGGAAACCAATATGTAATTCCTGCAAAACAACCAAAAACAACTCCTCCAATAATTACA
Proteins encoded in this window:
- the cyoE gene encoding heme o synthase, coding for MNNYIKLIKPRIIFVNLIAVLGGFYFSKFEKCNFSLLFFTLLGTFFIISSGCIFNNIIDIDIDKKMYRTKKRLLIISNHLIFYSKFFGCLFFVLSIFIFLNKVNLLSCLLSIIGFFFYVIIYSYYLKRTSIYDIFFGSISGAIPPLIGYCAISNYIDLKCILLFLLFIFWQIAHSYSILIINNTDYQIANIPTIVIKKGKLITIKNIIFYIFLFIIIIILFYIFHYINIIYFLILLFFSFIWLFISYIYFLLLNYYNFSRLLFYWSIIIMIIFNIILIINH
- the cyoD gene encoding cytochrome o ubiquinol oxidase subunit IV, giving the protein MNNLTLKNKNFYKEIKLYILGFLFSLFLTLIPFFLVFKNYFSSNITIKLIIIFSCIQIFVHLKYFLHLNFSKKNYWNIIFLIFSILVIFIIIFGSIWIMYHLNNHMKC
- a CDS encoding cytochrome c oxidase subunit 3, translating into MIQNIIKKHTNHISHYLNEVKINNMLGLWLYLMSDCILFATMFAVYCIMYVHKLEYQHIFNLKIVFFETIILLLSSIFCGFLVISAKYKKIFFLYFSLILTFLLGLFFIFLEIYEFYNLKKIGYTPQKNGFLSSFFTLIGMHGIHIIIGLLWLLGIFFQINKLHSNNIIYIRILCFSLFWHFLDIIWVCIFTIVYLFGNIS